Below is a window of Escherichia coli DSM 30083 = JCM 1649 = ATCC 11775 DNA.
GTTGTATACACTGCTCAGCGGCTTTTTCCACCCACGGCCTGATATTGCTGTACGGTGGGTTATTCCAGATTGCACCGTGGCTTACCCACTCAGAATTGAGCGCGTCGTCGTCCTCAGTTAGCCAGTGAGCGCACAGAGCATTTTTGTCGCTCGCTGCCGAATCCAGCCAGAATCCAAACTCAATATCCAGTGCATCAAAAAGCCAAAGCGGCGTTTGCCAGCAGTCCTTGTCGTGTGCTGGCGTATTTGATTTGATAGTCATGCAGCCCGATCTCCCCATCGCGCTTTCCATTCGAGAGCCAGTCGCGCTTCGTCTGACCACTTAACGCCACGCTCTGTACCGAATGCCTGTATAAGCTCTAATAGCTCCGCAAATTCGCTTACACGCATCCTGCTGGTTGACTGGCCTATTACCACAAAGCCATTCCCGGCAAGGTTAGGAACAACATCCTGCTGCTTTAATGCTGCGGTAAACACACACTTCCAGCTTTCTGCATCCAGCCAGCGACCATGCCATTCAACCTGACGAGAGACGTCACCTAAGCAGGCCCATAGCTTCCTGTTTTGGTCTAAGCTGCGGTTGCGTTCCTGAATGGTTACTACGATTGGTTTGGTTGGGTCTGGAAGGATTTGCTGTACTGCGTGAATAGCGTTTTGCTGATGTGCCGGAGATCGAATTTCAAAGGTTAGTTTTTTCATGACTTCCCTCTCCCCCAAATAAAAAGGCCTGCGATTACCTGCAGGCCTGTTATTAGCTCAGTGATGTAGATGGTCATCTTTTAACTCCATATACCGCCAATATCCGTTTCATCGTGGCACTCTGGCGACACTCCTTAAAAATCAGGTTCGTGCTCATCTTTCCTTCCCGTTCTTCCTTGGTAGCAAACCGGTAATACACCGTTCGCCAGACCTTACCTTCGATAACCAGAAGACCTGCCCGTGCCATTTTAGC
It encodes the following:
- a CDS encoding recombination protein NinB, translating into MKKLTFEIRSPAHQQNAIHAVQQILPDPTKPIVVTIQERNRSLDQNRKLWACLGDVSRQVEWHGRWLDAESWKCVFTAALKQQDVVPNLAGNGFVVIGQSTSRMRVSEFAELLELIQAFGTERGVKWSDEARLALEWKARWGDRAA
- a CDS encoding protein ren, encoding MTGKEAIIHYLGTHNSFCAPDVAALTGATVTSINQAAAKMARAGLLVIEGKVWRTVYYRFATKEEREGKMSTNLIFKECRQSATMKRILAVYGVKR